One Fuerstiella marisgermanici DNA window includes the following coding sequences:
- a CDS encoding formylglycine-generating enzyme family protein, whose protein sequence is MKKHHTLALILLVACLSFFSAHPVAADEPQQGDVKKMNLGSGVGLELCFIPPGKFMMGSTAEEKAWATGIEGGAQPGTIREQYEGEPRPMSVSDGFWMGRTEITMAQFRRFVEDTGYVTDAEKAGGVTQVFDHEWDRYYYPSKVVHPWKSVANKSWRDPGFGIPMKEDYPVVCVSYQDMKAFCTWLTDVERKAGRLSPELEFRLPTEAEWAYACRGGSHESHYFWWGNDLMEGKGRFNISAVDFLPNRDTIWPLANAPWSDGYAFLSPVDHYGEKGRNGFGLADMCGGVWEFTLDHFDPEGGHERIHFKDKQQLSVSSPVCRGGNYFDVPGNARCAVRLGIASVSYSDSRDGFRICLGAPKKTVPVPRTE, encoded by the coding sequence ATGAAGAAACATCACACTCTCGCTTTGATCCTACTGGTCGCGTGCCTTTCTTTCTTCTCCGCCCACCCGGTTGCAGCCGACGAACCGCAGCAGGGCGACGTCAAGAAGATGAATCTTGGAAGCGGCGTCGGACTTGAACTGTGCTTCATACCGCCAGGCAAATTCATGATGGGCAGCACCGCGGAGGAGAAGGCGTGGGCAACCGGTATTGAAGGCGGTGCACAACCGGGAACAATACGCGAACAGTATGAAGGTGAGCCGCGGCCGATGAGCGTCAGCGACGGATTCTGGATGGGCCGGACGGAAATCACCATGGCTCAGTTTCGGCGATTTGTCGAGGACACAGGTTACGTCACCGATGCAGAAAAGGCGGGCGGTGTGACTCAGGTCTTCGATCATGAATGGGATCGCTACTACTACCCTTCCAAAGTCGTACATCCATGGAAGTCCGTGGCAAACAAAAGCTGGCGAGATCCGGGGTTCGGGATCCCAATGAAGGAAGACTACCCCGTGGTCTGCGTGAGCTACCAGGACATGAAAGCGTTCTGTACCTGGCTCACAGACGTCGAACGAAAAGCGGGACGGCTGTCGCCCGAATTGGAATTCCGTCTTCCCACCGAAGCAGAATGGGCCTATGCCTGCCGCGGTGGAAGCCATGAGAGTCACTACTTCTGGTGGGGAAACGATCTGATGGAAGGGAAGGGCAGATTCAACATTTCCGCCGTCGACTTTCTTCCTAATCGAGACACAATCTGGCCGCTGGCAAATGCTCCGTGGAGCGACGGCTATGCCTTCCTGTCGCCGGTTGATCACTATGGCGAAAAGGGACGCAATGGATTCGGCCTGGCAGACATGTGTGGCGGCGTGTGGGAATTCACGCTCGACCATTTTGATCCGGAAGGCGGGCACGAGCGGATACACTTCAAGGACAAGCAGCAACTCTCAGTGTCCAGCCCGGTTTGCCGGGGCGGTAACTACTTTGATGTGCCTGGCAACGCTCGATGCGCGGTTCGACTCGGCATCGCGAGTGTTTCGTATTCTGACTCCCGCGATGGATTTCGAATCTG